A portion of the Bombus terrestris chromosome 3, iyBomTerr1.2, whole genome shotgun sequence genome contains these proteins:
- the LOC100649569 gene encoding polycomb group protein Pc, translated as MDLGDRVYAAERIIKKREKRGKVEYFVKWKGWSKKHNTWEPEENILDVRLIELYEESQKGGDVTARRPRRRDTRYSEHVLANLVVEEEPGGDERVGEDSQDESTIGSTSAPRLNPVAPDEDTLPSSVDGHESPTAPELSASAFSVDSDCSNSSIDSPLLPRREPTGTKRKAEVLSKESGKIGVTITTSSPSSGSGSPPPNKIPRLLPLKSNPTSPSYHSHKVNGRRPSSSSVKSTPEEPLPAVPTTPAPAVQEKKRAEADVPHGPPPSLPRAPPAPLSPQIDTPLEQPTKKRHLSEQKQEKSNGAVTVDANGHKSPSPTDSYTNNNRLPTVVNGHHSHNNSNNHNNNSNSNNSNTSSVKQTEISKSDMYVPLSSPGTDYWHARNPVADQVFITDVTVNLKTVTIRECKTEKGFFRERDPKSDIY; from the exons ATGGATCTAGGTGACAGAGTTTACGCCGCGGAACGGATTATAAAGAAGAGGGAAAAGCGG GGCAAAGTAGAGTATTTCGTAAAATGGAAAGGATGGAGCAAAAA ACACAACACATGGGAACCCGAAGAAAACATTTTAGACGTCAGGTTAATTGAATTATACGAAGAAAGTCAAAAAGGTGGAGATGTGACTGCAAGGAGACCTAGGCGGAGGGATACTAGATATAGc GAACACGTTCTGGCAAACTTGGTCGTCGAGGAAGAGCCCGGCGGAGACGAAAGAGTCGGAGAAGATAGTCAAGACGAATCAACTATCGGTAGCACCTCCGCGCCTCGCCTAAATCCCGTTGCACCTGACGAAGACACGCTTCCGAGTTCCGTCGATGGGCACGAATCGCCAACAGCCCCAGAATTATCTGCATCCGCGTTCAGTGTTGATTCAGATTGTTCCAATAGTAGTATAGACAGTCCTCTACTGCCTAGGAGAGAACCGACTGGTACGAAAAGAAAGGCCGAGGTTCTCAGCAAAGAATCAGGAAAAATTGGTGTTACCATTACTACGAGCAGTCCAAGCAGCGGTAGTGGAAGTCCTCCTCCAAACAAAATACCTCGGCTATTGCCCCTGAAGAGTAACCCAACGTCTCCCTCTTATCAC AGTCACAAGGTAAACGGCAGGAGGCCGTCATCGTCAAGCGTGAAGTCGACACCGGAGGAACCGCTGCCAGCAGTGCCAACGACACCAGCTCCAGCGGTGCAAGAGAAAAAGCGTGCCGAAGCTGACGTGCCTCACGGTCCTCCACCCTCGCTGCCGCGTGCACCGCCAGCACCTCTCTCCCCCCAGATAGACACGCCTCTGGAACAGCCTACCAAAAAGAGGCACTTGTCTGAACAAAAACAAGAGAAGTCGAACGGAGCTGTGACAGTAGATGCGAACGGTCACAAGTCACCTAGCCCTACTGATTCATATACAAACAACAACAGGTTACCAACCGTCGTCAATGGGCATCATAGTCATAACAATAGCAACAATCATAACAACAACAGTAATAGCAACAATAGCAATACATCGAGCGTGAAGCAGACGGAAATCTCGAAGTCCGACATGTATGTCCCTCTTTCAAGTCCTGGTACGGATTACTGGCACGCGCGGAATCCAGTTGCCGATCAGGTGTTCATTACAGACGTGACGGTAAATTTGAAGACCGTTACCATCAGGGAGTGCAAGACTGAAAAAGGATTCTTCCGGGAAAGGGATCCAAAGAGCGATATCTATTAA